A region from the Polyangiaceae bacterium genome encodes:
- a CDS encoding SUMF1/EgtB/PvdO family nonheme iron enzyme — protein sequence MTSRTGCALALLLAIASACSREEHKDTKPSPSERPELASSTPPEPPPQLLYLPDGGDIGPPRAPGQQVLPGPWGHVGSRCPPDMVSVHEFCIDRYEDSLIDTADGREISPYYHPTRSQTQASYGRARRGMGDGGTLQGHTMAVPEPPTFQLKEDFSPRAVSKGGVVPSGYLNLTVAELACKNAGKRLCTEAEWVTACKGEQGRRFPYGDEYEAGRCNVFREAHPAMVLYGNPSIGHLDPRLNKVRSHGRPLLRATGATPECKSIWGNDAIYDMVGNLDEWIDDPGGVFVGGFYSRNTKAGCEARISAHTPPYFDYSLGVRCCKTP from the coding sequence GCTATCGCGAGCGCCTGCTCCCGTGAGGAGCACAAGGACACGAAGCCTTCTCCCAGCGAAAGGCCCGAGCTCGCGTCCTCCACGCCCCCGGAGCCGCCGCCCCAGCTCCTGTACCTGCCAGATGGCGGGGACATCGGGCCGCCGCGCGCGCCCGGACAGCAGGTGCTCCCAGGTCCTTGGGGGCACGTCGGCAGTCGCTGCCCGCCGGACATGGTGTCGGTGCACGAGTTCTGCATCGACCGCTACGAGGATTCGCTGATCGACACCGCCGACGGCCGCGAGATCTCGCCCTACTACCACCCCACTCGGTCCCAGACCCAAGCGTCCTACGGCCGCGCCCGCCGCGGCATGGGAGATGGCGGCACACTCCAGGGCCACACCATGGCGGTGCCCGAGCCCCCCACCTTCCAGCTCAAAGAAGACTTCTCCCCGCGCGCCGTCTCCAAGGGTGGCGTCGTCCCGAGCGGCTATCTCAATCTCACCGTCGCCGAGCTCGCCTGCAAGAACGCCGGCAAGCGCTTGTGCACCGAGGCGGAGTGGGTCACCGCCTGCAAGGGCGAGCAGGGCCGCCGCTTCCCCTACGGCGACGAATACGAAGCCGGTCGCTGCAACGTGTTCCGGGAAGCGCACCCCGCCATGGTGCTGTACGGCAACCCCAGCATCGGCCACCTGGATCCGCGCCTCAACAAGGTGCGCTCCCACGGCCGCCCGCTGCTGCGGGCCACCGGCGCCACGCCCGAGTGCAAGAGCATCTGGGGCAACGACGCCATCTACGACATGGTCGGCAACCTCGACGAATGGATCGACGACCCGGGCGGCGTGTTCGTCGGCGGCTTCTACTCGCGCAACACCAAAGCCGGCTGCGAGGCTCGCATCTCCGCCCACACGCCCCCGTACTTCGACTACAGCCTCGGCGTCCGCTGCTGCAAAACCCCCTGA
- a CDS encoding ATP-binding protein, with protein MAFQSNVPIIGAGFQNRSEELQRLDQVARRLANGEPSWLAILGPRKVGKTSLVLEFARRHASKLHVVSFDVSQWSPVSWEVFRNLALRAIDELAGASTGVSFEALADDRDAWRETVSGTELFARLPPRARSTLVALPELAGPELARRSLELPELVAEVMDRPLVVAVDEFQELAQLGAGRKGVDPFPIVRAVWQHHRRVAYVVSGSEQSMMLEMVSSKASPFFQHFSVLELGVFDEEHAVRLLTEGSPADRPIPRSLAERAVQTLGTHPFYLQMLGEALVASPPPYDDHDLKAAIQELVFARAGRLSLFFGRQWDGLVGRSTTLAATLEALSLGNTRVKDVASAVGTTAGATLRYLERLGDSVRRNDDGGWRITDPLFSQWVAWRRPGGSVVPMQMLGEEGEREAAEHLASLGFDLVYQSRGSRGAFDLLATRGHHLLAIQVKRRALPLRFSKTDWNRMEADAKRFGWRWAIAAVTDGDVLVLDPRRAKKGREVRLDAAARIDNLLAWLDRP; from the coding sequence GTGGCCTTTCAGAGCAACGTCCCCATCATCGGAGCCGGATTTCAGAACCGGTCCGAGGAGCTCCAGAGGCTTGATCAGGTCGCACGTCGTCTGGCGAACGGTGAGCCGAGCTGGCTGGCGATCTTGGGCCCGCGGAAAGTTGGCAAGACCAGTCTCGTGCTGGAGTTTGCTCGCCGGCACGCCAGCAAGCTCCATGTAGTCAGCTTCGATGTGAGCCAGTGGTCGCCGGTCTCTTGGGAGGTGTTTAGAAACCTCGCGCTTCGGGCGATCGATGAGCTGGCTGGCGCTTCGACGGGAGTGTCGTTCGAAGCACTCGCGGACGATCGCGACGCGTGGCGCGAGACAGTCTCGGGAACAGAGCTCTTTGCGCGCTTGCCACCACGAGCTCGCTCGACGTTGGTGGCATTGCCGGAGCTAGCCGGTCCGGAGCTCGCGCGACGCAGCCTGGAGCTGCCTGAGCTGGTGGCGGAGGTGATGGACAGACCGCTGGTCGTCGCCGTCGACGAGTTTCAGGAGCTCGCTCAGCTCGGTGCCGGTCGAAAGGGCGTGGACCCATTTCCAATCGTGCGGGCCGTTTGGCAGCACCACCGCCGTGTGGCCTACGTGGTTTCGGGATCGGAGCAGTCGATGATGCTCGAAATGGTGAGCTCGAAGGCCTCGCCGTTCTTTCAGCACTTCTCGGTCCTGGAACTTGGAGTCTTCGACGAAGAGCATGCCGTCCGGTTGCTCACCGAAGGTAGCCCCGCGGACCGACCGATCCCCCGCTCCCTTGCGGAGCGGGCGGTCCAAACTCTGGGTACGCACCCGTTCTACCTTCAGATGCTTGGAGAAGCGCTGGTCGCCTCGCCGCCTCCCTACGACGACCACGATCTCAAGGCGGCCATCCAGGAGCTCGTCTTCGCTCGGGCTGGACGCCTGTCGCTGTTCTTCGGCCGTCAATGGGACGGTCTGGTGGGGCGCTCGACGACGCTCGCGGCGACCTTGGAGGCGCTATCGCTCGGCAACACGCGGGTCAAGGACGTTGCCAGCGCAGTCGGTACGACCGCAGGAGCCACGCTGCGCTACCTCGAACGGCTGGGAGACTCGGTTCGCCGTAACGACGATGGCGGCTGGCGCATCACCGATCCCCTGTTCTCGCAGTGGGTCGCGTGGCGCCGACCCGGCGGCAGTGTCGTTCCAATGCAGATGCTGGGCGAGGAGGGCGAGCGGGAGGCAGCAGAACACCTGGCGAGCCTCGGCTTCGACCTCGTCTACCAGTCGCGCGGCTCGCGTGGCGCCTTCGATCTGCTGGCCACGCGTGGGCACCACCTGCTCGCAATCCAGGTAAAGCGACGTGCCCTGCCGCTGCGCTTCTCGAAAACAGACTGGAACCGGATGGAAGCCGACGCAAAGCGGTTCGGTTGGCGCTGGGCGATCGCGGCCGTCACCGATGGTGACGTCCTGGTCCTCGACCCGCGGCGCGCCAAGAAGGGCCGCGAGGTGCGTCTGGATGCTGCCGCCCGCATCGACAACTTGCTCGCGTGGCTCGACCGTCCTTAG
- a CDS encoding SRPBCC domain-containing protein produces MTSSVLVALRVKASPERTFDVFTREIAAWWRPDPLFRITSQGDGTLAFEGEAGGKLVTRLADGSVYEIGTITEWRRGERLGFTWKPESVDAERTTRVEVTFEAVGDETRVSVQHFGWLEIPQKHAARHGFPDRVTGQRVGDWWRRSLAALSEVTR; encoded by the coding sequence GTGACCTCTTCCGTGCTCGTCGCCCTGCGCGTGAAGGCTTCGCCGGAGCGCACCTTCGACGTCTTTACCCGTGAGATCGCCGCCTGGTGGCGACCGGATCCCCTGTTTCGGATCACTTCCCAAGGCGACGGGACCCTCGCCTTCGAAGGCGAAGCGGGCGGCAAGCTCGTCACGCGCCTCGCGGACGGCAGCGTGTACGAGATCGGAACCATCACGGAGTGGCGCCGTGGCGAGCGCCTCGGCTTCACCTGGAAGCCCGAATCCGTAGATGCGGAGCGGACCACCCGCGTGGAAGTGACGTTCGAGGCGGTGGGCGACGAAACGCGCGTCAGCGTCCAACACTTCGGCTGGCTCGAGATCCCGCAAAAACACGCCGCGCGCCACGGCTTCCCGGACAGGGTGACCGGACAGCGCGTCGGCGACTGGTGGCGCCGCTCCCTGGCCGCACTCAGTGAAGTGACGCGATAG
- a CDS encoding winged helix-turn-helix transcriptional regulator, with product MDLRPDGEEGDARGVGQGKRPDDRDVRVKRAAVDERLAALADPQRRRAVELLSERPRRAGELADALGLTAPAMSRHLRVLKQSGLVEATHPEFDARVRVYALKEAGLADLRKWLDDMERLWARQLTALKDHIEKGGRK from the coding sequence CTGGACCTTCGGCCAGACGGTGAAGAAGGTGACGCCCGAGGAGTGGGACAAGGAAAGCGGCCTGACGACCGAGATGTTCGAGTGAAACGCGCCGCCGTGGACGAACGGCTCGCAGCGCTCGCCGATCCGCAGCGGCGGCGCGCCGTGGAGCTCCTGAGCGAGCGCCCGCGGCGCGCCGGCGAGCTGGCGGACGCGCTCGGCTTGACGGCGCCCGCGATGAGCCGCCATTTGCGCGTACTGAAGCAGAGCGGCCTGGTGGAGGCGACGCATCCGGAGTTCGACGCGCGGGTGCGCGTGTACGCGCTGAAGGAGGCGGGCTTGGCGGATCTCAGGAAGTGGCTCGACGACATGGAGCGCTTGTGGGCGCGGCAGCTCACGGCGCTCAAGGATCACATCGAAAAAGGCGGGCGGAAGTGA
- a CDS encoding VOC family protein: MAEFKRNSLTSALSYRDPKAALRWLQEAFGFEPAMILTDKDGNIAHSEMRYRECLIMVGSEWSELHKSPASLDGKNTQSVHVHMDEDVDAHCERARKAGAVIIMEPETQFYGDRTYRAKDPEGHIWTFGQTVKKVTPEEWDKESGLTTEMFE, encoded by the coding sequence ATGGCTGAATTCAAGCGGAACAGTCTCACTTCGGCGCTCTCGTACCGGGACCCCAAGGCCGCGCTCAGGTGGCTTCAGGAGGCCTTCGGCTTCGAGCCGGCGATGATCTTGACGGACAAGGACGGCAACATCGCTCACTCGGAGATGCGTTACCGCGAGTGCCTGATCATGGTCGGTAGCGAGTGGTCCGAGCTGCACAAGAGCCCGGCTTCGCTAGACGGCAAGAACACCCAGTCCGTTCACGTGCACATGGACGAGGACGTCGACGCCCACTGTGAGCGCGCGCGCAAGGCCGGCGCCGTCATCATCATGGAGCCCGAGACGCAGTTCTATGGAGATCGCACCTACCGCGCGAAGGATCCCGAGGGCCACATCTGGACCTTCGGCCAGACGGTGAAGAAGGTGACGCCCGAGGAGTGGGACAAGGAAAGCGGCCTGACGACCGAGATGTTCGAGTGA